The following coding sequences lie in one Methanorbis furvi genomic window:
- a CDS encoding DUF7121 family protein — translation MTEDLVAKRKTLLEESEEHKTKRNELNAQASQFARERNELNNATRQYVEDAQKNKELRDQNNNEVQALKEQRNELNDKANALFEEIDALRGDAGSGAAAASHEKKASAKDILRQIEALEERQQTEVMTTEKERELVDKIKQLRAEVKEQEVEHEQNKEVRGRLIEAREFRKQASALHADVTEKAELAQKHHDLMVECYRKADKSREGADAKHKQFVEAQEAADAEHKAFLECQKNLRDYDKVLTGMRSKQKKVKTVKDNKSARKEAETIFNAFKSGEKLTTEDLLKLQRSKLI, via the coding sequence TTGACCGAAGATCTTGTCGCAAAGAGAAAAACACTCCTCGAAGAGTCTGAAGAACACAAAACAAAGCGCAATGAGTTGAACGCGCAGGCAAGCCAGTTTGCCCGCGAGAGAAACGAGTTGAACAATGCAACCCGTCAGTATGTTGAGGATGCACAGAAGAATAAAGAGCTTCGTGATCAGAACAACAACGAGGTTCAGGCTCTTAAGGAACAGCGCAATGAATTAAACGATAAGGCAAATGCGCTTTTCGAGGAGATTGACGCACTCAGAGGCGATGCAGGTTCCGGCGCAGCCGCTGCAAGCCATGAGAAGAAGGCATCCGCAAAGGACATTCTCCGTCAGATTGAGGCTCTTGAAGAGAGACAGCAGACTGAGGTCATGACTACGGAAAAGGAGCGTGAGCTTGTCGACAAGATCAAGCAGCTCCGTGCTGAAGTCAAAGAGCAGGAAGTTGAGCACGAGCAGAACAAGGAAGTCCGCGGCCGCTTAATTGAGGCACGTGAGTTCCGCAAGCAGGCATCCGCTCTCCACGCAGATGTGACCGAGAAGGCAGAGCTTGCACAGAAGCACCATGATCTGATGGTCGAGTGCTACCGCAAGGCTGACAAGTCACGCGAGGGTGCAGATGCAAAGCACAAGCAGTTTGTTGAGGCTCAGGAAGCAGCAGATGCTGAGCACAAGGCATTCCTTGAGTGCCAGAAGAATCTCCGCGATTATGATAAGGTCCTGACCGGTATGCGCAGCAAGCAGAAGAAGGTCAAGACTGTGAAGGATAACAAGTCCGCACGCAAAGAGGCAGAGACTATCTTCAATGCCTTCAAGAGCGGTGAGAAGCTGACGACCGAGGATCTGTTAAAGCTCCAGCGGTCAAAGCTTATCTAA